In Longimicrobium sp., the sequence TGTACATCGACTGTACAGAAGCAAGACGCGGAGCGCGCGAGCTCCTCCGCGTCTCCGCGTGAGAACCTGGCGATCTATCCCCGCGCGCCGTCCGCGGGTACGGCGGGACGACCGTCTCCCTCGCCCGCCAGCAGGGCGAGGATGCGGCGCTCGAGCTCGGCGGGCTCGATGCGGCTCTTGGTGAGCACCTCCACGTCGGCGCGGCGGAGGCGCTCGCGGCCGGGCTCGTCCAAGTCCAGCGCGGTATAGGCCACGATGGGCACGGTGCGCAGCCCCTCGTGCTCGCGGAAGCGCTCGGCCAGCCAGTAGCCGTCGCCCTCGGGGATGGCGATGTCGAGCACCACCGCGTCGGGGCGGCGCCGGCGCGCGGCGGTCCACGCCGCCTCGCCCGTCCCCGCCACGTCGGTGGCCACGCCCTGCCGCTGGAAGGTCTCCGCCAGCACGCCGGCCAGGTCCTGGTCGTCCTCCACCACCAGCACGTGCTTGCGCCCGTCCGGCTCCGGCGCGGGCTCGGGATCGCCCGGGCGCGGCGCGGGCAGCACGGCGGCCGGCTCCTGCGCGGGCATCGGCAGGGTGAAGGAGAGGGTGCTCCCCTCGCCCAGCTCGCTGTCCGCCCAGATCTCGCCGCCGTGCTGCGAGACGATGGTGCGGCAGATGGCCAGCCCCAGCCCCGTTCCCCCCTTCTGCCGCGAGTCCGACGAGTCCACCTGCTGGAAGCGCTCGAAGATCGACTCCAGCCGGTCCTCCGGGATGCCGCGCCCGTGGTCGGTCACGCGCACCAGCGCCTCGCCGTCCGCCGGCTCCACGGTGATCTCCACCGTGCCGCCGGGGTTGGAGAACTTCACCGCGTTGGAGATGAGGTTGGTGAGCACCTGCAGGATGCGGTCGGGATCGGCCATCAGCGACACCGGCTCGGCCCAGACGTACAGCTCCACCCCGGCGCGCTCGGCCATCGGCAGCATCACCTCGGCCGCGTTCTGGACCAGCTCGGCCAGGTTCACCGGCCGCGGCTCCATGGCTACCTTGCCGGACTCGATCCGCTCGATGTCGAGGATGTCGTTGATCAGGCGGATCAGCCGGTCGGTGTTCTGCACCGCGATCTCCAGCATCCGCTGGCCGCGCTGCGGCACCTCGCCCGCCTTCCCCGCGGCCAGCAGGCCCAGCGAGCCGCGGATGGCGGTGAGCGGCGTGCGCAGCTCGTGCGAGACCACGGAGATGAACTCGTCCTTCATCCGGTCCACCTCGCGCCGCTCGGTCACATCGCGGAAGGTGACCACCGCGCCGGCGATGCGCTCCTCCTCCACGATCGGCGTGCAGGTGAACTCGACCGGGAACCGCCGGCCGTCCGCGCGGCGGAAGGATGCGTCGCGCACGGTGCGCGGCTGGCCGGAGAGGAGCGCGGCGCGGATGGGGTCTCCCCCGCTCTCCGAGGTCAGCAGCGTGGCCTCGTACGGCCGCCCGGGAAGGTCGTCGGGGGCGTAGCCGAGCATGGCCGCGGCGGCGGGATTGACGAAGGTGGTGTAGCCGTGCGCGTCGAGCCCGTAGATCCCCTCCGCGGCGGCGTTGAGGATGAGCTCGTTCTGCCGCGCCAGCCGCTCGGCCGCCTGCCGCGCCAGGATGCGCTCGGCGGCCTCGGCGGTGAGCATGCGGTTGGCCTCGCGCAGGCGCGCGGTCCGCCGCAGCACCAGCGCGCCGGCACCGGCGGCGACGAGGACGGCGAGGACGCCGCCGCTCAGCAGGAGGAGGCTGGTGCGCTGCTCCAGCGCCCGCGCGCGGTCCGCCCGCATGCGCAGCAGGCGCGATTCGGTGACCGCCACCTGGCCGAGCGTGGCGCGCAGGCTGTCCGCCAGCGCGCGGCGCGCGTTGAAGGCGGCCGGGTCGGACCCCAGGCGGCGCGCCTCGGCCACGGAGGCGGAGTCGGTGCCCGGCGAAACCACGGTGCGCGCCTGCATCTCGCGCCAGCGCGCCGCCAGCGCGGCGATCCGCGCCAGCCGCTCCTGCTGCGGCGGGTTGTCGCGCGTCAGACGGCGGGCGCGCGTGCCGTGCTCGTCGAGCGCGCGGGCGGCGGCGCGCCAGATCTCCTGGTAGCGCGGCTCGCCGGTCAGCACGAAGCCGCGGTAGGCGCTCTCCATGTCGGCCATGGCCGCGCGCATCCCCTCGGCCTCGGCCAGCACCTCGTAGGTGTGCAGGCTCCAGCGGTTGGCGCGCGACAGCTCCTCGAAC encodes:
- a CDS encoding ATP-binding protein, which produces MSDPAAPPRAPSPRNARPDAGLAAVFVALVLLLIVLLGLANAGFEELSRANRWSLHTYEVLAEAEGMRAAMADMESAYRGFVLTGEPRYQEIWRAAARALDEHGTRARRLTRDNPPQQERLARIAALAARWREMQARTVVSPGTDSASVAEARRLGSDPAAFNARRALADSLRATLGQVAVTESRLLRMRADRARALEQRTSLLLLSGGVLAVLVAAGAGALVLRRTARLREANRMLTAEAAERILARQAAERLARQNELILNAAAEGIYGLDAHGYTTFVNPAAAAMLGYAPDDLPGRPYEATLLTSESGGDPIRAALLSGQPRTVRDASFRRADGRRFPVEFTCTPIVEEERIAGAVVTFRDVTERREVDRMKDEFISVVSHELRTPLTAIRGSLGLLAAGKAGEVPQRGQRMLEIAVQNTDRLIRLINDILDIERIESGKVAMEPRPVNLAELVQNAAEVMLPMAERAGVELYVWAEPVSLMADPDRILQVLTNLISNAVKFSNPGGTVEITVEPADGEALVRVTDHGRGIPEDRLESIFERFQQVDSSDSRQKGGTGLGLAICRTIVSQHGGEIWADSELGEGSTLSFTLPMPAQEPAAVLPAPRPGDPEPAPEPDGRKHVLVVEDDQDLAGVLAETFQRQGVATDVAGTGEAAWTAARRRRPDAVVLDIAIPEGDGYWLAERFREHEGLRTVPIVAYTALDLDEPGRERLRRADVEVLTKSRIEPAELERRILALLAGEGDGRPAVPADGARG